From Dendropsophus ebraccatus isolate aDenEbr1 chromosome 2, aDenEbr1.pat, whole genome shotgun sequence, a single genomic window includes:
- the LOC138784855 gene encoding cathelicidin-related peptide Pt_CRAMP2-like, whose amino-acid sequence MDNYLILGLVLAAIAATHGNTLPTMPWDDDDISVMCLIGTDYYNRVSGESALYRLHGNGTEYSMNEASSFHELHFTIKETICQKLEKEVTDDCEFREDGLVKSCTASFMVEDDRDVIVVTCDIAAQPRSRVRRSRNGGRGNGGRGNSGRGNGGRGNGGSRGGGRAGSGSSIAGGGSRGGGSRGGGRYA is encoded by the exons ATGGACAATTATCTGATTCTGGGCCTCGTGCTGGCAGCCATTGCAGCTACTCATGGCAACACATTACCCACAATGCCATGGGATGATGACGACATCTCCGTAATGTGTCTCATCGGCACTGATTACTACAACAGAGTGTCTGGAGAGAGCGCCCTCTACAGGCTCCATGGAAATGGCACCGAGTACAGCATG AATGAAGCATCTTCTTTTCATGAACTTCACTTCACCATAAAAGAAACAATATGTCAGAAACTGGAAAAAGAGGTGACGGATGACTGCGAGTTCCGTGAAGACGGG CTGGTGAAGTCATGCACAGCATCCTTTATGGTGGAAGAtgatcgtgatgtcatcgtggtGACATGTGATATTGCGGCTCAGCCG AGGTCAAGAGTGAGGAGATCGAGGAATGGTGGAAGAGGCAATGGTGGAAGAGGCAACAGTGGAAGAGGCAATGGGGGAAGAGGCAATGGTGGAAGCAGAGGAGGGGGTAGGGCTGGATCTGGATCCTCCATTGCAGGAGGTGGTAGTAGAGGAGGTGGTAGTAGAGGAGGCGGTAGATACGCATAA